From a single Calothrix sp. NIES-2098 genomic region:
- a CDS encoding short-chain dehydrogenase/reductase SDR produces the protein MKLEGKVALVTGSSQGIGQGIVLRLAQEGANVVINYRSHPEGAEETLAKVQALGGKCHMAQCPQANGYTVKADLGSVDEVRQLIAESIQHFGKLDILVNNAGIEKHAPFWEVTEADYDAVMNVNLKGVFFATQAFVQHLIATQRSGKIINISSVHEELPFPNFTAYCASKGGMKMLTRNLAVELGALGITINNVAPGAIETPINTKLLNDPEKLGALLKNIPLGRLGQPQDVASLVAFLASADANYITGSTFFVDGGLLWNYQEQ, from the coding sequence ATGAAGCTAGAAGGAAAAGTTGCGTTAGTTACTGGTAGTAGCCAAGGAATTGGACAGGGGATAGTTTTGCGTCTGGCTCAAGAAGGGGCGAATGTTGTGATTAACTATCGCTCTCATCCAGAGGGTGCTGAGGAAACATTGGCTAAGGTACAGGCGCTTGGCGGTAAGTGTCACATGGCGCAATGTCCACAAGCTAATGGTTATACTGTGAAGGCAGATTTGGGTAGTGTGGATGAAGTACGTCAATTGATTGCAGAAAGCATTCAGCATTTTGGTAAGTTAGACATTTTGGTAAATAATGCGGGGATTGAAAAACACGCTCCTTTTTGGGAAGTTACAGAAGCAGATTATGATGCGGTGATGAATGTCAATTTAAAAGGAGTTTTCTTTGCGACTCAAGCTTTTGTTCAACATTTAATTGCGACTCAGCGGTCTGGGAAAATTATTAATATTAGTTCGGTGCATGAAGAGTTGCCATTTCCCAATTTTACGGCTTACTGTGCCAGTAAAGGCGGAATGAAAATGCTGACTCGCAACTTGGCGGTTGAATTGGGTGCTTTGGGAATAACTATTAATAATGTTGCACCAGGAGCGATAGAAACTCCTATTAATACTAAACTGTTGAATGACCCAGAAAAATTGGGGGCGCTGTTAAAAAATATTCCGCTTGGTCGTTTGGGTCAACCACAAGATGTTGCTTCTTTAGTGGCATTCTTAGCTTCTGCTGATGCTAACTACATTACAGGTAGCACGTTCTTTGTGGATGGTGGATTGTTGTGGAACTATCAAGAACAGTAG
- a CDS encoding NADPH-dependent FMN reductase: MLDSSLFIPVILGTPRKGRQSEYVAKFIVEQVAARDRLHTELIDIRNIAIATDDAGESIKEPQFAATMERADGLIIVAPEYNHGYPGLLKHVLDTCLKEYIHKAVGLCGVSAGPFGGTRVIQNLLPVMRELGLVTIFYDLNFGNVGELFDESGNLIDKPTYIRRMQRFMDELIWMSTVLKYGREVVSLEKQDNTQVNLHANKPCPEMATRMGTDAMETVLQVGLCSQTGKVEATAIT; the protein is encoded by the coding sequence ATGTTAGATTCATCTCTATTTATTCCGGTAATCCTGGGAACTCCCCGTAAAGGTCGCCAAAGTGAATATGTTGCGAAGTTTATTGTTGAACAGGTTGCGGCACGCGATCGCTTACATACCGAACTGATAGATATTAGAAATATAGCGATCGCAACTGATGATGCAGGCGAATCGATCAAAGAACCTCAGTTTGCGGCAACTATGGAACGGGCTGATGGATTAATTATTGTCGCACCAGAATACAATCATGGTTATCCTGGTTTGCTCAAGCACGTACTTGATACTTGCCTTAAAGAATACATTCACAAAGCCGTGGGATTATGCGGTGTCTCAGCCGGGCCTTTTGGCGGTACAAGGGTTATCCAAAATTTATTACCTGTGATGCGGGAGTTGGGGCTAGTTACAATTTTTTATGACCTCAATTTTGGCAATGTTGGGGAATTATTTGATGAGTCAGGTAATTTAATTGATAAACCAACCTACATCCGCCGGATGCAAAGGTTTATGGACGAGTTAATTTGGATGTCTACAGTCTTAAAATATGGGCGGGAAGTAGTCAGCTTAGAAAAGCAAGATAATACCCAAGTTAATCTTCATGCTAATAAGCCTTGTCCAGAAATGGCTACGCGCATGGGTACAGATGCAATGGAGACTGTGTTGCAAGTTGGGTTGTGTTCTCAGACGGGTAAGGTAGAAGCTACCGCAATTACCTAA
- a CDS encoding cupin 2 domain-containing protein has translation MTVNLQGVVQQPGQGSSYWVLGDLYTFKVVGEDTSKAYALVEITVQPQSGTPPHIHSQEDESFYIQEGELEFQLDEQIVVATPGTFLHSPKGQLHRFTNVGTQPAKLLCWVTPAGLEKFFIEVAIPVGEITQPPTVSPADIEKVIAAAPRYGLEIIPPPDTK, from the coding sequence ATGACAGTGAATTTACAGGGAGTAGTGCAGCAACCAGGACAAGGTTCTTCCTATTGGGTGCTGGGAGACTTGTATACTTTCAAGGTAGTGGGTGAAGATACTAGCAAAGCTTATGCTTTAGTTGAGATTACCGTTCAACCGCAAAGTGGCACACCGCCCCATATTCATAGTCAGGAAGACGAATCTTTTTATATTCAAGAAGGAGAGTTGGAATTTCAGCTTGATGAGCAAATAGTTGTAGCTACTCCTGGGACTTTTCTGCATTCTCCCAAAGGTCAACTTCACAGATTTACAAATGTTGGCACACAACCAGCAAAATTATTGTGTTGGGTAACGCCAGCAGGATTAGAAAAATTTTTCATAGAAGTAGCTATACCAGTAGGAGAGATAACGCAGCCACCGACAGTTAGCCCCGCAGATATCGAAAAAGTAATAGCAGCAGCCCCAAGATATGGACTTGAGATTATTCCACCACCGGATACTAAGTAA
- a CDS encoding Na+/solute symporter translates to MVSVEIWTLIIVGLSFLIYIYIGWQSRVENTKDFFVAGQGIPSIANGAATAADWMSAASFISMAGLISFMGYDGSIYLLGWTGGYVLLALLLAPYLRKFGKYTVPDFVGDRYYSNTARLVAVIAAIFVSFTYVAGQMRGVGIVFSRFLQVDINTGVVIGMVIVGFFAVLGGMKGITWTQVAQYCVLIVAYLIPAIAIAQLLTGHFIPQLAFTFSDVADKLNQIQKDLGFQEYTQAFVNKPMVDVLFTTIALMVGTAGLPHIIVRFYTVPSVRAARFSAGWALLFIAILYTTAPALSMFARYNLIDNLHNQTTTQVQQLDWANKWEKTGLLAFEDKNKDGRFQLTPNKDTNEIKIDRDIIVLSTPEVANLPAWVIALVAAGGLAAALSTASGLLLVISSSVAHDVYYRIIDSNASEQKRVFVGRIMVGISLVLAGYFGVNPPGFVSEVVAFAFGLAAASFFPVIFLGIFDKRTNSQGAIAGMLIGLIFTIVYIISVKFGGGQPWFFGVSPEGIGTLGMLINFIVTLVVSRLTPPPPEEIQLLVEDLRTPTIEQ, encoded by the coding sequence ATGGTATCAGTTGAAATTTGGACTCTGATAATAGTTGGACTTTCTTTTTTAATATACATTTACATTGGTTGGCAATCGCGAGTCGAAAATACGAAAGACTTCTTTGTCGCAGGCCAGGGAATACCGTCTATTGCGAATGGTGCTGCTACTGCGGCTGATTGGATGTCTGCGGCCTCGTTCATTTCAATGGCGGGGCTGATTTCTTTCATGGGCTACGACGGTTCTATTTATTTGCTGGGCTGGACTGGCGGCTATGTACTGCTAGCATTACTTTTAGCTCCTTACCTACGGAAATTTGGTAAGTATACAGTGCCGGATTTTGTCGGCGATCGCTATTATTCTAATACTGCCCGGTTAGTAGCAGTAATTGCCGCGATTTTTGTCTCTTTCACCTACGTTGCTGGGCAAATGCGGGGTGTGGGCATTGTTTTCAGCCGCTTTTTGCAAGTAGACATCAATACAGGCGTGGTCATCGGTATGGTAATCGTTGGCTTTTTTGCTGTATTGGGAGGGATGAAAGGCATTACTTGGACGCAAGTAGCCCAGTATTGCGTGTTAATTGTTGCTTATCTCATACCAGCGATCGCGATCGCGCAGTTGCTGACTGGTCACTTTATTCCTCAGCTAGCATTCACCTTTAGCGATGTTGCTGATAAGCTCAATCAAATCCAGAAAGACCTTGGCTTTCAAGAGTATACTCAAGCATTTGTGAACAAGCCAATGGTGGATGTACTATTTACTACCATTGCTTTGATGGTCGGCACTGCTGGCTTACCGCATATCATCGTCAGATTTTACACTGTACCTAGTGTACGTGCAGCCCGCTTTTCTGCTGGTTGGGCATTGTTATTTATCGCCATACTTTATACTACTGCACCAGCACTCTCAATGTTTGCCCGCTATAACTTGATTGATAACTTGCACAATCAGACAACTACGCAAGTACAGCAACTAGATTGGGCAAACAAGTGGGAAAAAACTGGACTGCTGGCTTTTGAAGATAAAAATAAAGATGGACGTTTCCAGTTAACGCCAAATAAAGACACCAACGAAATTAAGATTGACCGAGATATTATTGTGCTTTCTACCCCAGAGGTGGCTAATCTACCAGCTTGGGTAATTGCTTTAGTAGCGGCTGGCGGGTTAGCGGCGGCTTTATCTACAGCATCGGGTCTGTTGTTAGTAATTTCCAGTTCTGTTGCCCATGATGTCTACTACCGCATAATAGATTCCAATGCTTCCGAACAAAAACGGGTGTTTGTCGGGCGGATTATGGTGGGTATATCGCTGGTTTTAGCTGGCTATTTTGGGGTAAATCCTCCAGGATTTGTCAGTGAAGTCGTCGCTTTCGCCTTTGGTTTAGCAGCAGCTAGCTTCTTCCCGGTAATTTTCTTGGGGATTTTTGATAAGCGTACCAATTCTCAAGGGGCGATCGCGGGAATGTTAATCGGTTTGATTTTTACGATTGTTTACATTATCAGTGTCAAGTTTGGTGGCGGTCAACCTTGGTTTTTTGGCGTTTCTCCTGAAGGAATTGGCACTTTGGGTATGCTGATCAATTTTATCGTTACTCTAGTGGTTTCGCGCCTCACTCCACCACCACCAGAAGAAATTCAGCTACTAGTGGAAGACTTACGCACGCCTACGATTGAACAATAG
- a CDS encoding transposase family protein → MQWKRENFYLYGLVEPLTGENFIWEFSHLNAACFQIFLEKFSANYAQDIHIIQLDNGAFHFSQHLQIPENIILLFQPPHTPQVNPIERLWEEVKRYLAWESFGALDELRQFIWKRLEKLNTSTIASITGWDFILDALFESNFS, encoded by the coding sequence ATGCAATGGAAGCGAGAAAATTTTTATTTATATGGATTGGTAGAACCATTAACTGGTGAGAATTTTATTTGGGAATTCTCTCATTTAAATGCAGCTTGTTTTCAGATTTTTCTAGAAAAATTCTCGGCTAATTATGCCCAAGATATACATATTATTCAGTTAGACAATGGTGCTTTTCATTTTAGTCAACATCTTCAGATACCAGAAAATATAATTTTGTTATTTCAACCCCCACATACACCGCAAGTTAATCCAATTGAGCGATTGTGGGAGGAAGTTAAAAGATATTTGGCGTGGGAAAGTTTTGGAGCGTTGGATGAATTAAGACAATTTATCTGGAAGCGTTTGGAGAAATTAAACACATCAACCATTGCTTCTATTACAGGTTGGGACTTTATTCTTGATGCTTTATTTGAATCAAATTTTTCGTGA
- a CDS encoding SSS family solute/sodium (Na+) symporter: protein MIVNSLWYIPQLAVADVTSLGHFNPLAIAFFFLFVASSLGITYWAAKLTKSTSHFYTAGGNISGFQNGLALAGDFMSAASFLGIAGLVALNGFDGLIYSIGFLVGWPIVMFLIAEPLRNLGKYTFADVVAYRLQQKPVRIAAAIGTLAVISFYLIAQMVGAGELIKLLFGFDYELAVVIVGGVMMAYVIFGGMIATTWVQIIKAVLLLGGTILLSILVLAKFGFNPLNLFAAAADKYSGVLAPGKQVSDPWDAISLGMSLMFGTAGLPHILMRFYTVPDAKAARISVTYATALIGFFYLLTFILGFGAMVLVGQDAIKQIGTGGNMAAPMLAEFLGGDAFLGFIAAVSFATILAVVAGLTLSGAAALSHDLWVNVVRGGHANESEQLKVARGATMLLGALAIILGILFKGQNVAYMVGLAFAIAASANFPALLLSMLWRRFTTYGAVASMLVGTFSALILIYFSPTIQVAILNHPNALFPLKNPGLVTIPLAFIVGIVVSLLSSETQAEEKFAEVENRIHIGSEN, encoded by the coding sequence ATGATCGTAAATAGTCTTTGGTATATTCCCCAACTGGCTGTAGCTGATGTTACTAGCCTGGGACATTTTAACCCGTTGGCGATCGCTTTCTTCTTCCTGTTTGTAGCATCTTCTCTAGGTATTACTTACTGGGCGGCAAAGTTAACTAAAAGCACATCCCACTTCTACACGGCTGGTGGTAATATCAGCGGTTTCCAAAATGGGCTAGCTTTAGCAGGCGACTTCATGAGTGCAGCTAGCTTTTTAGGAATTGCTGGGTTAGTTGCACTCAATGGCTTTGACGGCTTAATTTATTCTATTGGCTTTTTGGTAGGCTGGCCGATCGTCATGTTTCTGATTGCCGAACCATTGCGCAATCTCGGCAAATATACCTTTGCAGATGTGGTAGCTTATCGCTTGCAGCAAAAACCTGTACGTATCGCTGCCGCCATTGGGACGTTAGCAGTCATCAGCTTTTATTTAATTGCCCAAATGGTAGGCGCTGGCGAACTGATCAAACTACTATTTGGTTTTGATTATGAATTAGCGGTAGTCATCGTTGGCGGTGTGATGATGGCTTACGTGATTTTTGGTGGGATGATTGCTACTACCTGGGTACAAATTATCAAAGCAGTTTTGCTGTTAGGCGGAACTATTTTGTTATCTATTTTAGTATTAGCAAAATTTGGTTTTAATCCCCTCAATCTCTTCGCTGCCGCCGCAGACAAGTATTCTGGAGTATTAGCGCCTGGTAAGCAAGTTTCCGATCCTTGGGATGCGATTTCCTTGGGGATGTCGTTGATGTTCGGTACTGCGGGATTACCTCATATTTTGATGCGCTTCTACACAGTACCCGATGCCAAAGCCGCGAGAATTTCTGTAACTTACGCCACAGCTTTGATTGGCTTTTTCTATCTCCTCACCTTTATCCTAGGGTTTGGGGCAATGGTACTAGTTGGTCAAGATGCCATCAAGCAAATCGGCACTGGTGGTAACATGGCTGCACCGATGTTAGCCGAATTTCTCGGTGGAGATGCTTTCTTGGGCTTTATTGCGGCTGTCTCCTTCGCCACAATTTTAGCAGTAGTTGCAGGTTTAACACTTTCTGGTGCAGCCGCATTGTCTCACGATTTATGGGTGAATGTGGTGCGCGGAGGTCATGCCAACGAATCAGAACAGCTAAAAGTAGCTCGCGGTGCGACAATGCTTTTGGGCGCATTGGCGATTATCCTGGGTATCTTATTCAAAGGACAAAACGTAGCATACATGGTAGGTTTAGCATTTGCGATCGCAGCTAGTGCCAACTTCCCAGCTTTACTGCTATCAATGTTATGGCGACGTTTCACTACTTACGGTGCTGTAGCAAGTATGTTAGTCGGAACCTTCTCCGCTTTGATATTGATTTATTTCTCCCCCACCATCCAAGTAGCAATCCTTAATCACCCTAATGCACTTTTCCCCTTAAAAAATCCTGGCTTAGTAACAATTCCCTTAGCATTTATTGTCGGAATCGTTGTTTCTCTACTGTCTAGCGAAACACAAGCAGAAGAAAAATTTGCAGAAGTAGAGAACCGCATCCACATCGGTTCCGAAAACTGA
- a CDS encoding putative transposase, translating to MAGVTKVKIKESAEELHELLRKQKTALGKERIQALYLLKIKQVKTIQDLAVVLGRGSATVQRWLKVYAESGITSLVSRKKGSGRPPIINTDVREQLSKELEDPQGFKSYEEIRTWLKAVEGVEASYKVVHDTVRYQMKAKLKVPRAVGIKHQPEAEEEFKKNSHNT from the coding sequence ATGGCAGGAGTCACCAAAGTAAAAATAAAGGAGTCAGCCGAGGAATTACATGAGCTGCTAAGAAAACAAAAAACAGCATTAGGTAAAGAACGGATTCAAGCGTTGTATTTACTGAAGATAAAGCAGGTAAAGACAATACAAGATTTAGCAGTGGTATTGGGCAGAGGAAGCGCGACGGTACAAAGGTGGTTAAAAGTTTATGCAGAGTCAGGAATCACTAGTCTCGTATCAAGAAAAAAAGGTTCAGGACGACCACCAATTATTAACACAGATGTTCGAGAGCAGCTTTCAAAGGAACTGGAAGACCCCCAGGGATTTAAAAGTTATGAAGAAATCCGAACATGGTTAAAAGCGGTAGAGGGTGTAGAAGCTTCATACAAAGTAGTACATGATACAGTGCGTTATCAAATGAAAGCGAAGCTAAAGGTGCCGCGTGCAGTAGGCATTAAACACCAACCAGAAGCGGAAGAAGAGTTTAAAAAAAACTCCCACAATACCTAG